The Patescibacteria group bacterium region GACCAACTCTACCATCCGTTGATTGCCTTTATATATCGCTTCGACAAAATTCTTTTGTTCTTTGTTTAATTTGCCGGCATCGCCGTCTAGGAGCATTTCCGCATACCAATTGATACTAGAGAGAGGGGTGCGCAGCTGATGTGAAGCTAGAGAAACGAATTCGGTTTTAGCGCGGTCGATATTCTTTTCTTGAGTGATATCGCGGGCAACGCTGATTAGGAATTCTACTTCTTTATTCTTATTTAAGACAGGAGAAATAGTCACGTAAGAATCATATAACTCGCCGTTTTTACGATGGTTTTTAAGCTCACCGACAAAAGGCTTTTTATGGACACACAGGGCTTCATCCATCTTTTGTTTTAACTCCGGCGCTAGAGGCAGGCGCCAAAGCTCTTCGATTTTTTTGCCTAGAACTTCCTTGATCTTATAACCAGTAATTTTTTCCATGCCCTTATTCGCGTAAACGACCCTCTCATTGGCGTCGCTTATAATCATGTAATCAGAGGCGTTATCCATGGCTAACTTGAATTTTTCCAAATCATTAGCTAGGTTTAAGGATTTATTTTTTTCAGCTTCTACATCAGATAAAATATTTAAGATGGCTTTTTTAGTGTTTTCCAGCTGGGCATTTTTTTCTCCTAACTCTTTCGTCCTTTCTAAGATGCTGTTTTCGAGGTCGGAATAATAATTCTTGAGTTCTTCCGACATCTTAGCCATGATTTCACCCAGTTCCTCGAATTCATCATCTGTGTTTATACTGTTTTTGATATTTAGGTTGCCCAAGCTTATCTCATTAGCCATGTCTTTAAGCTTATTGAGGGGCCAAAGATTCTTTTTGATGATAACAATCAGGAAAATATCCGTCAAAATGACAATCAAGATGATGAGAAGAGAAAACATGCCGGCAATCTGGAAAGCTGAAATCATCAAACCCTCGCTATCGCTTTCTAAAACTAAGAATAAAGGCAAGTGGGCCAGACGGAAGATGGTTAAAGTCTCCTTTTCGTTGTCGGCCGTATCAAAAAAATTAACCATTTTCGGTTCTAATAAGGGACTTTTGATAATCTCGTAGGCCGGGTCATAGGGCAGGGCTTCGATTTCAAAATTTAAAAACTTCTTTTCTTCTTTTATCCTGGCCATCGTTGCTTGGTCTATTTTCCCTAGGCTTTGATATGTTCTTTCTGGACGGTCGGAGAAGAGGATAATCCCGTCCTTATCAGTCAGCATGATGTGGCCGTTCTTGCTGATTATCTCGTCTTGCAATATCTCATGGATAGGTTCTATCTTCATTTTCATGACCAAGACCCCAAGGAGTTCATTTTGGCTGCCAAAAACCGGGGCGGAAAAATAATACCCAGGCAGGAGGCTGGTGACGCCGATAGCGGCCTCAAATCCAGAATTACCCAGACTAGCCTGTTTGAAATATTCACGGAAAGCGTAATCGTTGCCGGTAAAAGACGGATCAGTCGAAACTAGGGCTAAACCATCTCGGTTTAACAGATAGATAGCTGTATAATTATTGTTTAGGTTGGCCGCTTCCAAGGTGTCTAATATTTCGCTTTGGTTTATGGCCTGCTTAGACTCTAGGAAACTGATTATTTTCTTATTTTTAGCCAACTTATCAGTTAGCTGGCGGTAGCTATCGGTTAAGATATCGAGATTACGGCTGTATTCATGGACTAGATCTTTCAAATAGACCTGCTTATTGACCAAGGACTGTTGATAGGAGACAAAACCGATCAAGGCAGAAACTATCAAACCGGCCGCCAGCAGTAAGACGGTTGTCGTAAAGATAATCTTATTTTGAGCTTTCCTAAATTTCATAAGACGGCAGCTAGGTTTTAATAAATCGACTTCTCAGATAAGAACCGGAGAAGTCGATTGAGCTAAATTGATATTTAAAGTTATCTGGTGGCCGTGATAGTCGCCCCTGATTCAGCTTGAGGTGCAGACACGGTGACGCGGTTGTTAGCGGTTTTTAGGATGTAATATCCGGTACCGGTAGCTGACACGCCGCCTTTAGGATCAACCGGGATAGAGGTTAAATATTTTTCGTTGGTCGTTAAGACGCCTAGGTCTATTAAACTACCGCAAGAAGAAGTGGCGGCGCAAATTTCAGTTGAAGAAGAGGTGATGGCGGCCGGAATGGTACCGCTATTATCGATCGAATATTGATAGACAGCGTTTAAAATAGTGTTGACGTCGACTCGTCTTTGAGCGTTTTTAGTTTCAGCTAATTGTTTATTAGGATTGATGGCCAGGATAACGATACCAGCTAGGATGGCAATCGCGGCTACCACCAACAAAATTTCTAAAAGAGTGAAGCCCTTGGCTTGTGTTTTTTTCATAAGTTTTAGTTGTTTTTATTTTAAAATTTATTTATTCCTAACTTCTAAATTATAGCATAGATAATAAAAGCTTGCCAAGCGATTTAATCTCCGACTTCATCCCAAGAAGTGACTAGGATTTTAGGACTGGTGGTGCTAATTACAACCCTAGCTTTTTGGACATTACTGCCCACTGTGCTACTAGCGTTAATTGTGCGATTACTGCCGCCGCTATTAGTTACGAGATAATTGCAGGTTAGAGACCCTAAATTCAAGCTGCCACTGCCAGTGAAGTTAATGTCATCGCGAATAGCTTGTAAAGCTTCTTCTGCGCAGGCATTAGCCAGGGCCCGGGCTTGACTAGCTTGTAGCTTATCCTGGCTATTTTTAGTCGCCCCAGTGCCGCTTTCCAGGAAAAAAATGATAATAGCTAAAATTACCGCCCCGGTAATAATGACGCTGATAAGAGTGATATAAGCGGGTGCTTGCCTGTTTAATTTCTTCATATTTTAGTAGCGCCGGCTAGCGCTCACATTAAATCTTTCGCTATATGAATACTCGGAACGATTATATGGATCGATTATTCCCAAAGAAAAACTGGCTGAGAGGCTACCGGTGCTGGAGGCATTGCTGAGATTATAAAAGATGAGATCGCTGGCCTTTACTCGGGAATTATTTAACTCTATATTAGAACCGCCGGCGAAGCTGACCACTAAGCTGGTGCTAGCCAGCTTGAAGACGGTTGGATTACGGGCAGGGTCGTTTGAGGCTAGGGAAAGGGTCGTGCTACTGGTTCCGGTTGCCGGAGAATTGATAGCACTGGATGCCTTGATGTTCTGGCTAAGCAGATAGGTGATCTGGTCGCCTTGCTGCTCGACTTCGTTAATAAGCTGGCCTTTGACTTTAGTCTTCAGGGTTATATTGATAAATTGCGAACTTATTAGTAAAATAACCCCCATTAAGCCGATATATAAAAGCAACTCAATTAAAGTGAAGGCGTCTTTTTCTAAATTTCCCCTTTTAGACATATTAAGGTTTTCTCTTCAAGGCTAAGATGTGTCGCGTTCCAGCATCACCACCGTTGACCGTTTGGCGATTAATGACGTTACCAGAAGCGCCAGCGGTCGGAATAGTGATGTAGGCTGAAGAGATCGAAGTATCATTACCCTGCAGATTACGATACTGGCTTAAACCAATATTAGCCCAGCCGGCAGTCTGCAAGGCCCAGGAATTGTCATCACCCGTAGTCCAAAACGCTAAGACCATGGCTCCGTCCGTATTAGTATTGATCCCGGTAATAGTCACATTCCTAGGATTTGCCGGAGCTGTGAAGGTGCCACCCGTCTGAGCTACATCCAAAACGCTAGTTGGATTGACGTTACGGAAAACATGCATAACAACTGTTAAACCTAGGGTGCCTGAACCGACCGTAATACTGGGATCAGCTGACCAGCTGCCGTTATAGACAGCATAGAAGATACGGGAAACATTGGTAGTGCCGTTAGCGACTTGGGTGAGAGCGGTCCAGCTCTGTCCGCCGGTATTGGAAACGGAGAGGGTGGCCGAAGCGCGATAGCTAGCTATTATTAAAGCCACGTCGCCAACCTGCATACCACTGGGTGGTGTCACTGATACAGTCGGACCAGCCTTAGTCCCGTTATCAGGCGGATTAGAAGCGCTACCGACTATACTTATATCGGATACGGAAACTTTGGCCCAATCATCCAGATAGGTTGCCAAGCTTAAACTACCACTCCTTTGGCTATTCTGGGCCCAGGTAACGGTCGAAGTGGCGATTTTACGGCTGGTACTAGCGCTAGCGATCGAGATTTGCCTGGTAAATTCTCCATTAGTACTGCTTGTACCGGTCAGGACCCACTGACCAGTACTGGTTGAGAGGCCATAGGTGCCAACACTTAAATTATCAAAGGAGGAGTCGCGGATATTGCGTACCGCCTCCAGTCCCTCCTCAGCATAATCTAAGGCTCTCTGGCGGCTGCCGCTTAAAGCGATCGATTCAACCCCGTAGAGATAGGCTCTCACCGCAAAAACCGCCAGCAACAGAAGTAGCGTGGCGCTTAAAATAACTTCGACCAATGCGAAGCCGGATTTAATAATATATTGTTCCTTGGGCATTTATATGGATATAACGGACTTCATTATCGGGATTTTTGAGGGTCGTAGTTGCGGCGCTTACGGGCGTGCTAGTCGCTTTTAAGAAGATTACTTCCGTGGTACTGCTGGCGACGACCTTCCCGGGAAAGACTTTAAGCTCGTCATAGTTGCTATCTCGGGCAGCATAAGAATTACCCTTGAAGATGGTGGAATTCGTGGCGTTAGCATATACTCCCCAGCTAGAATCAAGCTCCATAGTCCGCGCTAAGACTTGCGCACGACGATAATCCTGAACCAAGGTTTGCGTCGCTAGATCAAGGTTATTCCTGGTTTGGAAATGGTTATAGACGGGCGCCATAATGCCAAATAAAAAAGCCAGGAAGGAGATTACTAACAAAATTTCGAGCAAGGTAAAGCCGGATGCGTTCTTTCTAAGCATATTTTAATATTGGCTCATGCCTCCAATCAAGCTATATATCGGCAAAATAATCGCTAGAGCCACTCCAACCACTCCTAGCCAAACAATGATGAGCATTAAGGGCTCTAAGAAAATGACTAAGTTTTTCGTGGTCGTTTCCGTCTTCTCCTCGTAACGATGGCCGATTTTTTGTAAGATATCGGGTAAATTGCCGGATTGTTCACCGGCTACAATCATCTGCTGGATCGGATAGGGAAGGAGGCTGTTAAGATTGCGGAATTTCTGGAAACTGTTTTTGAACGATTCGCCTTCACCTATTTTTTCCTTTAGAAACAGACAGAGGCGGCGGTAGCGGTAAAAACCGCTGGCGGCGGCGCTAGATTCTAAGGCTTCCTCAATCGGGATGCCGGCCTCCAGTAATATGCCTAAAAGATAAGCAAAGCGTCCGACCTCTACTTCCTGGATTAGTTTTTTGAAACCCGGAGTGGCAAAGATAAGGCTTTGCCCGATAAATTTAGTCTTTTTGTTGAAAAAAACCAAATAAAAGAAGGCGGCCAGGAAAATGATTAAAGCGGGGAAGAAATAAGCACCGTTATTCTCTAAGAAAGCCCCGAAATCGATCAGATAGCGGGTAATCAGCGGAAGGGCAATATCCATCTGTTTAAAGACATTAGCCAGACGGGGCAGGATAAACCAAGAGACGCCAATTGCTACGACCAGGGCAATAATCAGGATAAAGGTGGGGTACATCATGGCGGAACGCAATTTCGAATGGAAGCTTTGGTCTTTTTGGTTTTGATCAGCCACTATCTTTAAATTATCTGCTAAGCGGCCGCTCGACTCTCCCACCCGGACGAGAGCGACTGCTGCCGGACTAAAGATCTTGGTAGTCATTAAAACGCGCCATAAGGGGGAACCGTTATCGACTTCTTCTTTGACTTGGGCTAAAACTTTTTTTAAAAAGCTTGATTTTATCTCTCCAGCTACCGCCTCTAAAGAAGAGGAGATGTTCAAGCCAGCCGCTAAGAGTAAGGTTAGGTTTTCTATCAAAATCTCTTTCTCTTTCTTAATAAAAAAACCGCGCCAAGAATTTATTTGCGAAGGCGCTTTCGATCGCGTTTTTCCTGAAAGCTTATTTTTCATAAGGGCTATTAGCGACTCGCAGAAGCTCATCGATAGTAGTTAATCCGTTTTTTACTTTATCTAAACCATCTTCAAACATGGAACGGCTGCCATTTTTTCTAGCTAAACTTTGGATTTCTTGGGTTGAAGGGTGTTTCAGTATCAGTTCGCGTAAATTCTGCTCTAAAGCGATGAATTCGAATAAACCGATCCGGCCTCGGTATCCGGTTTGGGAACAAGTCGGACAACCCCGGCCTTGATAGAGGGTAATCTTGGTTTTCGGGAAAAAACGGGCCAGTCCAGGATATTTTTTTTCTAATTCGGATTTAGTTAAAGTGGTGGAATAACGGCAAGATTCACAAATCCTCCGCGCTAGCCTTTGGGCGATAATCAGTTCTAAGGTAGAAGATAAGAGGAAGGGCTCTATTCCCATATCGATCAAGCGGGGAATGGCTGTAGCGGCATTATTAGCATGGAAAGTCGAGAGTAATAAATGGCCGGTCAAGGCGGCGTTAACCGCGATTTCAGCGGTTTCCTGATCCCTAATTTCTCCGACCAAAATAATATCCGGATCTTGGCGGACGATTGATTTGAGGCCAGTAGCGAAACTTAGATTTGTCTGCTGATTAATTTGGATCTGGTTAATCCCGGTAATTTTCATCTCTACCGGATCTTCGATTGTCGTAATGTTAACTTCCGGTTTATTTAAAGTCTTTAAAACCGCATATAGGGTCGTGCTCTTGCCAGACCCGGTCGGCCCGGTAACTAGGATCATACCGAAAGGCTTTTTAGCGGCGCTCTCCAATTGAGCCTGCTCCTCGCCGCTTAAACCTAGATCGCTTAAAGCGAAACCGCGCATGTATTCGGCCAAGAGACGTAAAACCATCTTTTCGCCATCAAGGGTTGGGATAATCGACAGACGAGCGTCAATATATTTACCGTTATTAGTAAAATGAATGGATCCGTCTTGGGCGGCAAAATGTTCGTCGATGCGTAAGTGAGCTTGGACTTTGAGTCGGTTAACGATATTTTCGTAATACTCTTTAGGGAGGCGACCGGCATCCTGTAAAACACCATCGACACGGAACCTAACTAATATTTCCTTTTCTTGGGGCTCGAAATGGATATCCGAAGCCTTGAAAACGCTGGCATCTTGGATGATTTCTGTGATTATTTCCGGGGCAACCTTCTTCTGGCCGGCGATGATCTGGCTGAAACGAGTTTCTAAAGTCTTACGATATGATTCCTCTAGGACAGCATCGATATCGCGTGTCAAAGAATAGGCTAAACTGAGACTCTTTTTAGGAAAGAGGGCTTTTAATTTCGAGATTATCTTGGCATTCTCCGGTAAATCAGTGGTCAGGATCACTCGCTTGTCATCTTCGCTGAATAGGATTAAGCGGAATTTTTTCGCCACTTCTTCCGGGATCTTCTTGACCTGGCTGACGCTGGGCTTCTGAGAATTAAGGTCAGCGTAGTTTAATTTAAAAAATTCCGCCAAAGCTTGGCCGATTAAGTCGGCATTTAAAAAATCCCCCTCAATCAAATAATCAAAAAGGGGTAGATGTTGCTTCTGGCTATCCTCAAGAGCTTTAGCTAAAATTTGGCCGTCAATATAATTTTCTGAGGCCAAAATACGGGCAAGTTGCTCGTCTTTTATATTCATAGTGACAGGCTAGGGATTTAAAATTTTCTGAATATGGGAAACCAGATTCACTAGCGGAGTATCTGATTTGACGAAATAGGCGCTAGCGCCCAAACTTTGAGCTTTTTCCATGTCGCCGCTCTGGCTAAGATTAGACAAAACTATGACAGCTGGCTGTTTCTTTTTAGTCTTAAGTTCCTCTAAAAAGGCGAAACCGTCTTTTTTGGGCATCATTAGGTCAAGCAAGACCAAGTCAAACAGATCTTTAGTGACCATATCAATAGCATCCTCTCCATTACTAACAACACTCACCTTGTACCCGCAGTGTTCTAATTTAAGCTGAAGAGCCTTGGCAATCGGCCGATCATCTTCAGCAATCAGGATTTTTTTAGATTTCTTTTCTGTCATATGCAACTAAGCTCCATTTAATCTAATAGTATCATAATCTGGAAAAGCTGACAATTTATTTTTTCTACTTTTGACTTAATTGTTCAAAAATATTAAAATGATAAAGTAAGACTAAAAAATTAAGATAATTACTTATGCCTTATATCAAATGGGAAGACTCATTTTCGGTCGGCGTCCATGAAATAGATGAACAGCACCAGAAGATTATCGAGATCATTAACCGCTTGAGCCAAATGTATGAAAAGAAAGAAGTTCAGGATTTCGTGTTAGAGGATATTATCAAGGAATTATCAGATTATGCCGACTACCACTTCGCGACCGAAGAAAAGTACTTCAAAAAATTCGCCTACGAAAAAACCGAAGGGCATATCGCTATGCATAATAATTATCGGGATAAGATCGGCGAACTTAGGGTGAAATATCTAGCGGATAAGAAAGAGGATGTCTTTTTCGAACTGACCAACTATCTGCACGACTGGTGGCTTTGGCACATCAACAACGCGGACAAGGAATATACGGAGTGCTTCCAAAATAACGGCTTAAATTAAAATTGAAAAATATGCAAGATTTAAATTCATTCATCATCGACTTCGTCTGGGTCTTCGTTTTACTCATGATCTGGCAGCTAGTCTGGAAAGGCTTAGCTCTCTGGAAGGCGGGGAAACGCCAGGATAAAGTCTGGTTTGTTATCCTATTTTTACTCAATACTCTCGGAATCCTGGATATCATCTACCTCTTCGCCGTGAAAACCAAGCAGACTCCTACTAACAATAATAATTAAAATAAGCTTATGAAGAAAAAAGGCTTCACTTTGATTGAGCTTTTGGTAGTAATCGCTATCATCGCTTTACTAGCTACCATCGCGGTTATCGCCTTGGGCCAATCCCGTATCAGGGCTCGCGATGCGAGACGCCTGTCTGATATCAAGCAGATCCAGACCGCCCTCGGCTTATATGTCCATGACGCCGGCTCTTATCCGAGCGATCTAGCGTCCGGAACGATTGCTTATAGCGGCACTACCTATATGTCCATACTACCGACCCCACCGACTCCGGATGACGGCTGTACTGGATCGACCCAATACACCTACGCCGTCCAAGCGGTCGGAGGCAATGCTGCTGGTTCCTATACTTTACGCTATTGTCTTGGAGCCGCCTCAGGCGATATCAGCTCCGGCCTGCATACGGCCACTCCGGGCGGAATTGAATAAAATAAGAGGAAAATTTGATAAAACCGCCAGAACAGGCGGTTTTATGGTAAAATAAAAAGAGCTCCTAGGGCGTAATAATAAAAGCATAATAAAAACAATGGTTAATAATCTAGAGCTTTGGGATAAAAAAAGCGATCAAGAGCTGGTAGCCATGACCCTTAAGGATAAGGAGGCTTTTGTCTATTTGCTTAAGCGCTATGAAGATAAATTGAGACGCTACATCCGTCGCATCTCTAATTTCAGCCCGGAAGAAACCGAGGATGTCTTGCAGGAGGTTTTTTTGAAAGTCTATAAAAACCTAAACGGCTTCGATGCCGATCTTAAGTTTTCTTCTTGGATATACCGCATTACCCACAACCAAGTTATCAGCAGTCACCGCCAACATCTTAGCCGGCCGCAAAGCGTAGAAATCGATGAACAGATAGTAAACAAGATAAAATCGGAGTTCGACTTGCAAGAGCTGGTTATAAACAGTGAGCAGCAAAATCTGACCGCTGGAATCTTAGAAAAGATGAAAGATAAGTACCGAGAGATCTTGGTTCTGCGTTTCTTCGAGGATAAGAGCTATAACGAAATCTCCGATATTTTGAAAAGACCTGGAGGCACTGTAGCCACCATGCTCAGGGAAGCGAAGAAGGAATTTAAAAAGCTCTGGCTAGAAAATAATAATAAGTAATCATATGTTAGATTTAAGCGATAAGATAATCGCTAAAATAGAAGAACAGAAAATCAAGCCGCGCCCCAAGTGGCAATTCATGGTGAAGAAATATGCCGTCCTTACTCTGGCTATCGCTTCTTTACTCCTAGGCGGCCTGTCTTTCTCCGTGATTTTTCATTTATTAAACAACCAGGATTGGACCTGGCAGTCGATTGATCGCAGCCATTTTTTTCTCTTGATTCTCAACTCTCTCCCTTTAGCCTGGCTAGCCTTTTTCGTTCTATTCATCGTGGTGCTTTGCTATAATTTCCGCCAATTAAAACACGGTTATCGATATCCAGTGAAAACAATCGCCTTAAGCGCTCTGGTAACCATGATATTTTTCGGCACCCTCGCGGCCATCCTAGGAATCAACCGTCAGGTCCATAATCTTTTAAACCGGGTTCCTGTTTACCAAAATACCTTTGATTCCAGACTACAGGCTTGGGATCGGCCGCAAGCTGGTTTCTTAACGGGCCGGATCAAAGAATTCAATCAATCTGGCTTTACCTTAGAAAATCCCCATTTGAAAAACTGGCAGGTCATAGTGAGCCCTAAAACCATTATTGACCCGGAATTGGAGGGCGAAATCAATGAAAGGGTCCGGGTCTTCGGTTTTGTCAGCTTACCAGGCAGCTTCATCGCTCAAGAGATAAAACCCTGGGAAAGAATGCGACCGCGAGAGGGCTTAATGCCGCCACCGATGATGAGATAAAATAAAAGAGGCGTATTTGCCTCTTTTTTCTTGATTTTCAAAGGATAAAGCTTTAAAATGCTGAAGAAGATATGACCAGGAAAAAATGGCAACTATACCTCAATTTCTGTCTGATCGCCTTCCTGGCTTTGGGCGTATTTTCCTTATCCCTGAAAGTTTTAGCGGATAACAGCTGGGAAAGGTTCGATTTCTCTAACTGGCATCAAGCGAGGAAAGACTATCAAGACGAAGGCCAGACACAAGTTGAGGAAAAACAAACTTTACAAATTGAATCTGGTTATAAATTACCGATTTTGATGTATCATTACATCAGCCTAGCGCCTAAGGATTCAGCTCTGCCCGGGTTATATCTGGACCCTGAAATATTTGATAAGCAATTGAAGGTAATTAATTCTGAGGCTTATCAGAGCTTATTCATGTCAGAGGTGCCAGGAATTATAAATTCTCAAAAAAAGAATAGAAAATATATCGCTTTAACCTTCGATGATGCTTATGAGGATTTCTATGCCCAGGCCTGGCCAAGGCTTAAAGCTGCCAAGATTAAAAGCACCCTGTATGTGATTATCAACAAGCTCGATCAACCCGGCTATATCAGCCGAGATCAACTGAAGGAGCTAGCAGGGAGCCAAATGGTAGAAATCGCTTCCCACACCTTTAATCATCCTAATTTGCAAAATTTAAACGAGCAGAAAGCTGGATATGAAATCAAAGCTAGTCGCCAAGTCCTAAGTGCCTTAAGCGGCCAGGATTTAAACAGTTTCGCTTATCCCTTCGGCTTGTATCGCGCCGAAACTTTAAAGATAGTTAAGCAAGCCGGTTATTCTAACGCCGTTTCCACCGCGGCCGGATCACGACAAAATCAAAATGATATTTTTTCTCTCAAACGCCTACGGCCCAACAGCCGCCAGGGAGAGGATTTTCGCAAATGGTTAGACTCCTGGCAGTAACAAAAAAGGGCTATCCTAAGATAGCCGATTTTCTTTATTTTTTGAATCCTAGCTTGGAATTATAAGCAGGGTTATGATGCTTTAAACTGGACTAAAGTCATCGTTTTCCAGAAGATCAAAACCTTGAGTGATCCTCAGGCCTTGGTTGGGCAAATGGTTGATAAAAATATCAACCGGAATTTCTAGATCATCATCAAATAAGATGTCTGAGCCCTCGTCTTCGACCAAGAACGAATTTTGTTTCAAATAATCATCCATTTACTAAGGATTATTTTTGTCAGTCGCAGTCTTTATGAAAGAACTACCACTTAAGGCAAGAAGCTTACAAACGCTTCGAGCCTAAAACCATGATAGCAAGAAAATGATAAAAAGTCAATTTAAAAACCCCTCTTTTCGAGGGGTTTTTATATTTTTATCCCGGAATCTAGGTCCGCGGGATGCGCATTTTATAGAAAGAACGATAGACAAAATAAAGGGCCAAGAGGAAAAAAGCCAGGCCGATATAAGGAGCAGTTGACCGGAAAGCGGCCGATATAGCTATTTCCATAGCTAGCAAACCAAAAAGGGTCGTGAATTTAATGATCGGATTCATGGCAACCGAAGAGGTGTCCTTAAAAGGGTCGCCGACCGTATCCCCGATAATCGTGGCATCATGCAACTGGCTGCCTTTTTCTTTTAAATCAACCTCAACCACTTTTTTGCTGTTATCCCAGCAGCCGCCGGAATTAGCCATAAAAACAGACTGAATTAAACCAAAAACGGCCACAGATATCAAATAGGAGACGAAGAAGGCAGCAGCTTCGACGGAAAAGGCCGAAATAAAAGGTATAGCCAAAGTAAAAGAGAAGAGGGCTAAGAAGATATTCCACATGCCTTTTTGGGCGTATTGGGTACAAATCTTCACCACTTCTTTGGAGTTTTCCGTTGAGGCTTTCAAATCTGCTTCCGGATCCAGATTGATATGTTTCTTGATGTAGGCTACAGCTTTATAGGCGCCAACTGAAACCGCCTGGATAGAAGCGCCGCTGAACCAGAAGATAACCATCCCGCCCATCAGGAAGCCGAAGATAGTCCAAGGATTCAAGATGTGCAGAATAGACTCCGGCTCAACCCCTAAAACATTCTTGATTACGAGGATGATAGAAAAAATCATGGTCGTAGCCCCTACGACAGCCGTACCGATCAATACCGGCTTAGCCGTTGCCTTAAAGGTGTTGCCAGCGCCATCGTTTGATTCCAGAAGATACTTAGCCTGCTCAAAATTGGGATCAAAACCAAAATTTTCCCTAATATCTTTGGTGCTAAAGTCTATATCCTCTTCGATGAGCGATAGCTCGTAAACTGATTGAGCATTGTCAGTTACCGGTCCATAGCTGTCAACCGCGATTGTCACTGGCCCCATGCCTAAGAAACCAAAAGCTACTAAACCGAAACCGCAGACAACGGGATAGATCATGAATTGACCCAAACCAATGACGGCCAGGATAAAAGCGATGAACATAAGTAATAAAAAGACTAAACCTTGCCAGAAAGAACTGAAAAATCCGGCTACTAGTCCGCTTAGGACGGTTAAAGAAGCGCCGCCTTCGCGCGAGGCCGCGACTGTTTCTTGGACATGAGCTGATTTCGGACTAGTGAATTTCTTGGTAAATTCCGGAATCAAGGCGGCGCCCAAAGTCCCACAGCTAATGATGGCTGAGAGGATAAGCCAGAGGTCGGCTGATTGGGCGCTTAGCTCGGTGCCAGGGCCGATCAACAGATAACTAGCCAGGAAGGTCACGATAATTGATAGGAAAGACGTTACCCAAACTAATGAAGTCAGGGGCTTTTCAAAATCAGGATTAAATTCCCGCAAATAAAAGCGGCTAGTTAGTAGATTGTTGAGCCAATAGGCTAGCAGCGAGGTAACGATCATCAGAATCCTCATTACGAATATCCAGACCAGGAGGCTGTTCTGCAAAGCTGTTTGTTCTGTAGCCGAGAAGCCCAAGCTGGGCAAACCAACGGCCAAAACGATAAAGGAAATAAGGGCAACTCCGGTAACACCATAGGTTTCGAAGCCATCAGCTGTCGGTCCAACACTATCACCGGCATTATCGCCAGTACAATCAGCGATTACTCCTGGATTACGAGGATCGTCTTCTTTGATCTTGAAGACGATTTTCATGAGATCGCTACCAATATCGGCAATTTTAGTAAAGATGCCACCAGCTATCCTTAAAGCGCTTGCCCCTAAAGATTCGCCGATAGCGAAACCTAAAAAACAGGCACCGGCTAAATGTCGAGGGATGAAAAGCAGGATAAAGAG contains the following coding sequences:
- a CDS encoding ATP-binding protein, which codes for MKFRKAQNKIIFTTTVLLLAAGLIVSALIGFVSYQQSLVNKQVYLKDLVHEYSRNLDILTDSYRQLTDKLAKNKKIISFLESKQAINQSEILDTLEAANLNNNYTAIYLLNRDGLALVSTDPSFTGNDYAFREYFKQASLGNSGFEAAIGVTSLLPGYYFSAPVFGSQNELLGVLVMKMKIEPIHEILQDEIISKNGHIMLTDKDGIILFSDRPERTYQSLGKIDQATMARIKEEKKFLNFEIEALPYDPAYEIIKSPLLEPKMVNFFDTADNEKETLTIFRLAHLPLFLVLESDSEGLMISAFQIAGMFSLLIILIVILTDIFLIVIIKKNLWPLNKLKDMANEISLGNLNIKNSINTDDEFEELGEIMAKMSEELKNYYSDLENSILERTKELGEKNAQLENTKKAILNILSDVEAEKNKSLNLANDLEKFKLAMDNASDYMIISDANERVVYANKGMEKITGYKIKEVLGKKIEELWRLPLAPELKQKMDEALCVHKKPFVGELKNHRKNGELYDSYVTISPVLNKNKEVEFLISVARDITQEKNIDRAKTEFVSLASHQLRTPLSSINWYAEMLLDGDAGKLNKEQKNFVEAIYKGNQRMVELVNALLNVSRIELGTFAVEPVPTDFKAVAQSVLEELKPMISNKKLKIEFTSDSKLGLIPADPKLIRIVFQNLLSNAAKYTPDKGLIKIKIYPEGQNLMISVQDNGYGIPKEQQAKIFDKLFRADNVKEKDTEGTGLGLYIVKSIIEGSQGNVRFESEEDKGTTFFVSLPLKGMIKKTGTKTID
- a CDS encoding type II secretion system F family protein produces the protein MKNKLSGKTRSKAPSQINSWRGFFIKKEKEILIENLTLLLAAGLNISSSLEAVAGEIKSSFLKKVLAQVKEEVDNGSPLWRVLMTTKIFSPAAVALVRVGESSGRLADNLKIVADQNQKDQSFHSKLRSAMMYPTFILIIALVVAIGVSWFILPRLANVFKQMDIALPLITRYLIDFGAFLENNGAYFFPALIIFLAAFFYLVFFNKKTKFIGQSLIFATPGFKKLIQEVEVGRFAYLLGILLEAGIPIEEALESSAAASGFYRYRRLCLFLKEKIGEGESFKNSFQKFRNLNSLLPYPIQQMIVAGEQSGNLPDILQKIGHRYEEKTETTTKNLVIFLEPLMLIIVWLGVVGVALAIILPIYSLIGGMSQY
- a CDS encoding prepilin-type N-terminal cleavage/methylation domain-containing protein, producing MKKTQAKGFTLLEILLVVAAIAILAGIVILAINPNKQLAETKNAQRRVDVNTILNAVYQYSIDNSGTIPAAITSSSTEICAATSSCGSLIDLGVLTTNEKYLTSIPVDPKGGVSATGTGYYILKTANNRVTVSAPQAESGATITATR
- a CDS encoding type II secretion system protein — protein: MLRKNASGFTLLEILLVISFLAFLFGIMAPVYNHFQTRNNLDLATQTLVQDYRRAQVLARTMELDSSWGVYANATNSTIFKGNSYAARDSNYDELKVFPGKVVASSTTEVIFLKATSTPVSAATTTLKNPDNEVRYIHINAQGTIYY